A window of Bacillus sp. DX3.1 genomic DNA:
TAAGTATTCTAAGAAGTACAAAGCGCATGATGAGCAAAACCAAGCAAAAGTTGGCGATATCGTTAAAATCATGGAAACTCGCCCGCTTTCTGCTACTAAGCGTTTCCGTTTAGTTGAAATCGTTGAAGAAGCGGTTATTATCTAAATAGACGAATCGGAATTTTTAGTCCGAAGGGAGGTTTCATAACATGATCCAACAAGAATCTCGTTTGAAAGTTGCTGACAACTCTGGTGCACGTGAACTTTTAACAATTAAAGTATTAGGCGGCTCTGGTCGTAAATATGCTAACATCGGTGATATTATCGTTGCTACGGTAAAACAAGCAACACCAGGTGGCGTTGTTAAAAAAGGTGACGTTGTTAAAGCGGTAGTAGTACGTACGAAGAGCGGTGCTCGTCGTCCAGACGGTTCTTACATTCGTTTTGATGAAAACGCAGCGGTTAT
This region includes:
- the rpsQ gene encoding 30S ribosomal protein S17; amino-acid sequence: MSERNQRKVYTGRVVSDKMDKTITVLVETYKTHSLYGKRVKYSKKYKAHDEQNQAKVGDIVKIMETRPLSATKRFRLVEIVEEAVII
- the rplN gene encoding 50S ribosomal protein L14 codes for the protein MIQQESRLKVADNSGARELLTIKVLGGSGRKYANIGDIIVATVKQATPGGVVKKGDVVKAVVVRTKSGARRPDGSYIRFDENAAVIIKDDKSPRGTRIFGPVARELRDSNFMKIVSLAPEVL